From one Leptospira dzoumogneensis genomic stretch:
- a CDS encoding ankyrin repeat domain-containing protein, whose product MLDWIKNWIQDRKTLQRGRELFSKIQNGDKQGFRKILDLIPNKGELKECTKGLLGFCASEIQDPFYLETLLNAGLDPNLPDRNGIFPIHKAVENGKIKPVQILLEHGADPNVADPKGVTPLHISYSYDGLAEISELLISSGADTEKRDNLGKRYLM is encoded by the coding sequence ATGCTAGATTGGATTAAAAATTGGATTCAGGATCGAAAGACGTTACAAAGGGGAAGGGAATTATTTTCCAAGATCCAGAACGGAGACAAACAAGGTTTTAGAAAAATTTTGGATCTGATCCCGAATAAAGGTGAGTTGAAAGAATGTACGAAAGGTCTTCTCGGTTTTTGTGCTTCCGAGATCCAAGATCCTTTTTATTTGGAAACTTTGCTGAATGCAGGTCTGGATCCGAACCTTCCGGATAGAAACGGGATCTTTCCTATTCATAAAGCCGTCGAAAACGGGAAGATCAAACCCGTTCAGATCTTGTTGGAACATGGAGCGGACCCGAATGTTGCGGATCCGAAAGGTGTGACTCCATTACATATTTCTTATAGTTACGATGGATTAGCCGAAATTTCGGAACTTTTGATCTCCAGCGGTGCAGACACGGAGAAAAGAGATAATTTGGGCAAGAGATATTTAATGTAA